Within the Maribacter sp. BPC-D8 genome, the region TTCAGTATATCCAAATTATAGTATAGAAGCGGACAGTATACCTTTAACGAAAGAGAATGTTACCCAAATTGGCAGTATAGATTTCATACAGGACAGGTTTTATTTCAAACCAAAATTATTAAAATCTTATCTATTAATTAATGAAGGTCATCTTTACAATGCCAATAATTCTAAACTAACTAGTAGTAGATTATCTGCTTTAGGTAGTTATAAGTACGTAAATATACAATACACGGAACTTGACACCACTGCAACGGACGGTAATGCCGGTTCTTTAGCAGCAGAAATCTATTTAGCCCCATTAACCAAGCGATCCATAAGAGCAGAAATACAAGCCGTTTCTAGATCTAACGGTTACACCGGTCCTGGTATTTTATTGAGTCATACCAACAGAAATGTTTTCAACGGTGGTGAAACCTTCAGTGTCTCGGCAGATTTTTCTTATGAATTACAGCTATCTAACAGCGATTCTAATTTAAGTAGTATTGCAGGTGGTTTAAGTGCCGATTTGATTATACCGAGATCCATACCATTCTCTCCAAAAAGATTTAAATACGCGGTACCTAAAACTAAAATATCTGTTGGGGTTGATTTTTTACAGCGTAGTGATTTGTTTACCCTAAGTTCTGTAAATAGTAGCTTTGGGTACACCTGGAAAGAAAACGAATATGTATATCATACATTAGATCCAATCAGTATCAACTATTCTAGACTATCTAATGTGACCAATGAATTTCAGGCAATTTTAGATGATAATGAATATTTAAGTCAAAGTTTTGAACAGCGCTTTATAGCAGGTCTGTTATATAGTTTCACCTATGACGAAGTATCTAATCTAAATAAAGAAAAACCCATTTATTTTTCTACAAATTTTGATTTGGCAGGAAATGCCTTAAGCTTATTCAGTGGTGGTTCAAATACTATTTTTGGCTCGGAATATGCGCAGTATGCAAAAGTAGATGCCGATTTACGGCTTTACTTAAGATGGAAAAATGAACGCACTTTGGTATCTAGACTATACGCCGGTTGGGGTGTACCTTATGGCAATAGCACCACCTTACCTTTCGTTAAGCAATTTTATTCTGGCGGTCCATACAGTGTACGCGCCTTTGATATTAGATCTATAGGACCTGGTAATTTTTATCCGGATACAGAAGATGACACCACAGACTATTATGACCAATCTGGTAACTTAAAATTAGAAGCTAATGTGGAATATCGTTTTCCGTTATTCTCTTATTTAAAAGGTGCCTTTTTTGTTGATGCAGGAAACGTATGGCTAACGGGAGATTATTCTGACCTTTTAAATGACGAATCTATTAGTACTTCGTCTGAAGCACTTTTTACAGATGGCAAATTTGAGAAAGATTGGCTAAGTGAAGTAGCAGCAGGTGTAGGTTTTGGTGTGCGATTAGATATTCAAAGTTTTGTAATTCGTTTAGATTTGGCTTCTCCATTACGTATACCATACTTGGACAAAAACGAACGTTGGAATGTGCCATTCTTCGGAAATGCAGATAACAACATGACGCTGAACTTTGCTATCGGTTATCCATTTTAAGAAACTAAGCTAACGTTGTATAGCTACTTAGATTACAATTTAAAGAAATTTGAATGTTTGGTTGAGCGCAGTCAAAACCTCCATTCATTAATTCCCCCACATACGTTGCCACAGAGCAGCCATTAACCGTTTTGCATCTCTTTTAAACTTCGGTCTTTCTTCTACAATTAAATCATCACCATCTGGCACTAACTTATAACTGAATGCAAATTGGCTTTCATTTTCGTTTAAGCTAATGAGTCCGAATCTTAGGTCATTAAAATACAGTTGCCCCTCTTTTTCGGTAATGGTATACCAGCCTTCGGTTATTTTTATCAGTCGTTCAATTTTATCATTCGTAGCCCATCTCCCTAATAAGTCATGATTTTTAGGATATGATATAAATGAAATTGGTTGGCTATCAAAAAAAGAATAATCGCCCATTAAATAGGCATCTTCAGTGTCTATATTAGCCATCCACAGCACAGTATTCAAAGGCGCAGGTCTTGTATTCATTTCAGTATACGAAATACCTTGCTCATCAAGCGCCTTCTCAAATTTCTGAAAAGCGATTCCTTTTAGGACCAAGGTCAACAGTAAATAAGCACTACTAATGACCAGACCCAATTGCACATATTTTCTACGTTTTACAGCAGTGCGTTTTTGAAACATAGCCAGTATCAAGAAGATAATAAACGGAACCGTATACAAAGGATCTATCACAAAAACACTTTGAAACGCCAATCTTGTTTTAAAGGGCCAAAACAATTGCGTACCCCACGTAGTAAAAGCATCTAATAACGGGTGCGTAAATAATCCCCAGAACATTAACCAAGACCACTCTTTCCAAGTAGCCGATTCTTTCTTATTAATCTTCCAAACCAACCACCCAAATACAGGAGCGAAGAGTACAGAAAAGAAAATGGAGTGACTAAAACCTCTATGCCATTCCGTAGCTGTAACCGTATCAAGAAAATAACGTGTTATGACATCTAAATCGGGTATAGTACCAGCAATAGCCCCATAAAGCATTGCCTTGTTACCGACCTTTTTACCAAGAACTGCTTCGCCAACGGCTGCGCCAAGTACAATTTGTGTTAATGAATCCATTTAAAATATCATTCGATTATAAGACTTTGCTCTGCTGAAATTAAATTTCCCTCTGCACTCATGCCTTCAATATAAAAATTGATATTATTCTGCAGGGTGTTCAGTATTTTAAAAGTAGCGATACCATTTTCATTGGTTTTCAATTCAGGCACCCAATGTATAGTTCCAAAATTTTCAAATTCATTAGAAAGATATGAAGTGTATTTAGGGGTATAAAATTTCTTAACAGGTTCAAATCCTTCCTTTAATATATACTTAAAAACATTTTCATCTTTACCATACTGATCATTGTAATCTCTTGGTAATCTTCTGGTGTAAATACGAATTACACCACCAGCGCCTCTTGCTCCCTCACCTGCCCCTGTTTTATCAATTAAAAAACTTTCTACATCTTTTGTAGGCATTCGATATAAAATATCGAGAGTCGTCAATCTTACATTATCTAAATAAATAACAGGAACTGGTAGCGCGTTACCTGAGATGAAAGATTGTACTGTTCTTGCTCTAATGATAAGTCGATCTGTACTACCAAAACTCAACTCTTCTCTTACGTAATACCCTCTTGAAGCTATAATCTCAGTTATTAACGGAAAACTAAACTCTATATCTTCAGTAACCTCGGTCATCTTACCTCTTAAGTACTTAGGAATAAATACATTGCTTTCTACCGTTGCTTTTATCTTATCTTCAACAACAGTAACCTCATTTAAACTTATGGTATTATCAGTAGAAATTAAATCTGGCGCATTGACTTCGTTAGAACCATCGTCATTTTCAAATTTTACTTTTTCTTTCCAAATAGCATCCATTGCATCGGGGATTGCCCCTAACTTCATATTCAAACCAATATTTGGTTTCGCCAATTTTCCATTCTTAACAATGAGCGTAAAATCTAAGCCCTCACCCTTTATTGGAAAATTCTTCTGAATCAAAAATCTATTGTCTAAAATGTCTAAATACCTACTTCGCCCATCTGGAAAACTAACTAAGAGTTTATCTTCAGATGTAACCCCTTTACTGTAAATAGTTCCTTCTAAATCTATTCCGTTTTCAAATTCATAAAATTGACCAGGAGGTCCTTTAAAAATATCGTTCCAATCATATTTAGACCAACCTTGGGTCATTAACAATAAGTCTAAGTCATTCTCTTTTTTTTCAGTAACATCTCTAAAATAATATCTAGGGTTTTCAATGAATCCTCTTACATAAGGTTTTAAATAGAATGCGCTATAAATTGAGTTTTGATTATTGTTCGAAATTGTTTTTTCTGGCAATACAGATACACTTAAGTTTTGTAACCCTTTACTAGCATCAAGAAGTTTAACTTGAATACTCAACGAATCTTCTTCAGTAGATAACTTACTAACTTCTAATTGTGAATCTAAAAGGTCTGAATGATTAAATATTAATCGCTCTGCTATCGGCTTACCATCTGGATTAAACAGCGTTAAAATATTCATCCCCTTATTGAGCACTTCTTTATTTAAAACCTTCGATACAAATAGTTTGTTCTTGGGGAAAGTAATGGGTATTCTATTTGCATGACCATCTTTATGTATCAATAAATAAAACTGTTGTTCTTTAATTACCTCTTTTGTCGCAGCATTGGTCGTTAAGCTAATAATAAACCGATTATCATCGACATTTTTTACGCTAAAAGAGACACCTGCTTTAGAAGGTTTTTGTAGTGTAGTGGTTTGCACACTACCATCGCTAAATTCGATTTTTGCAACATAAGTCGTACCCGCTTTCGGATTAAAGTTGAATTTCCCTAAACCAAAAATTGAAGTGTAAAATCTTGCCACCTGTGCATTATCAGTATCAAATACAGACCCTTCTACGATTCTTACGCCATAACCGTTAATATCTGTTACTTTCACACCCATCACCCCAGGCGCATCTTCAACTAAATTACCGCCTTCTGGCAGAAATTGAATATCATATTCTTTTACAGATTTTCCCTTTTCAATTGACTTTTCATTTAAAATGGTAATCTTCTGTACAAAGGAATCATCTTCTTTAAAATTCTTCATCCAATTTGTGCTTGTACGAAGATAGTATTCACCACTTGAAAGCATTGAATCTACGGCGATATTCCCTTTAAAATAACCATCTTCAGCTTTAAAATGATAGTCATTAAATTTCTTACCATCAACATTATACAACCCCACGTGAACCGTAGTAGTTTGACTAAATGGTTTACTATTATGCCTATTATACACATAACCTTTTAACCATACTTCTTCATTAGCTATATAAGTCGTTTTATTAGTATGAAGAAATACAGACTCTCGAGGTAATTCAAAATATTTTAAGAATTTATCCTTAACGAAATTGTCGCCAAATTCAGTTTGAACAAGAAGAATATTAGAAAACAGTATGAAGAATAAAAGCGAAATTCTATGCATAAAAAAGACGGAAAATGATTACAACCTTAAATCTAAGAATAAAAAAGTTTTATTCAATAATCCCCATCTTTTTTAAGAGAAAAGAAGCGTTCATATTCTGGCAAATTCCGTTTTTAAACGTATAATCGAAATGCAGTTCGTTGTCTATAATCTCTGCGTCAAAATAATGGTTTTTAACCGCTTCGTATTCATCGGCAACTTCACAAAGACTAAGATCATGCGTAGCAATTATTCCGGTAGATTTACTTTTCACTAGGCGTTCTACAAATTTTCTCGAACCTAACGCCTTATCGGTACTATTTGTTCCTTTTAAGATTTCATCCAAAACAATAAAATAACGATCCGTCTGAATTTCATCTACGATATACCGAAGTCGTTTTAATTCTGAAAAGAAGTACGATTCATCATCTGTCAATGAATCTGTGGTACGCATACTGGTAATTAACTTTATAGGCGAATAACTGACCGATTCTGCACAAACAGGAAGCCCAACATTTGCCATCATTATCTGCAGCGATACCGTTCTTAAAAAAGTACTCTTACCAGCCATATTTGCACCAGTAATTATAAAGAACTGTCCGCCATCAATAGTAATATCATTCAATATACTTTTCGCAGGATCTAATAACGGGTGACCTGCATTTTTAGATTTCAATACCACGCCGTCATTAGTAATCGTCGGATATGTAAAATTCGGATGGTTAAAAGCAAAATTCCCTAAACTACTATAAGCGTCAAAAAATGCGATAGTATTAAACCAAATCTCTACACTCTTACCATGCGCCTCAATCCATTTTTCAATGGCTAGGCAATCGGTTAATGAGCGAAGGAAAAATCCGTTTGCAAAAATTAAATAGAGAAGATTATTATTTCGATCAAGGTTACTTAAAAGTGATGCGAATTTCTTTAGAACCTTAGAATTATGCTCGCCATTACTTAAAATGTTAGCCTTTTGTTTTTTTAATAGATCTGATGTAAAATCAGTCGTTTCTATCATTGCCAATAGCTGATTGTACTGGTCAAAGGTAGATTTCATTTTGGTAGCACTCTGTCCTAAATTTGTCACTTTTTTAGTGAATAACCCAACAATTATCATACCTAGAACTAACCACGTAATCAACACAGATTCTGGTAGGTAATCTAAAAAGTAAGCCACAAAGATAGCCACTGAAATAATTGAAAATACAAGAGGAATAAACTTCATTGCCTTTGGCACAAAAGACTCGTAATTCTTTAACCATTTAGCAATAGTATGAGTAGAAGTCTCTGTTTCGGTCAGTGCCGCCATCGCAGAAAACTCTTGTCTCCAATCAACCTTCTCTCCTATCTCGGCGATAGCTTCTTGTTTTTCTTTAATGTCGTTTATGGTATTCTCTTTATAGATATCGGCTAATAAAAGGCTTCCCTCGGCAAGTTTTGTCCTATTTGAAATTTGATAAAAAGATCCTTCACCAAACAAGTCTATATCTTGACTGAAAAAATGAATGTCATCGGCAAATTCTTTTCCATTAGGTAATTTAGAAAAGTCTCTTTTTAGTACTTGCAGCTCTACCGTATTGATATTTCTTAATTCTTCAATTTTAGCTTTTTGTAGTTTTAGATTCGTGTACTTACTTACTAAAAATAAGAATAATGGTATACCTACAAATAGCACGGCAACCACATATTTTGCATTTACTGAAGCAAAATAAAGTGCAGCGATAGTACCTAAAAATATCAGTAACCGTAGCGTGCTAAATAAAAAGAGTTTCTTATTTAAAGCTTCAATAAGCGCATCAAACTTTTGTACGCGTTGGGTATAAAATTCCTCTAAATTATTCATGAATATCAACCTATTATAGAAAAGGCAAAGATAACCTTAGAAAGTGGTTTCTATAAATGGAAAGCAGATTTAAAAACACTCATTTCATTCTATAAATTATCTACAGCAGCACCT harbors:
- a CDS encoding metal-dependent hydrolase, with translation MDSLTQIVLGAAVGEAVLGKKVGNKAMLYGAIAGTIPDLDVITRYFLDTVTATEWHRGFSHSIFFSVLFAPVFGWLVWKINKKESATWKEWSWLMFWGLFTHPLLDAFTTWGTQLFWPFKTRLAFQSVFVIDPLYTVPFIIFLILAMFQKRTAVKRRKYVQLGLVISSAYLLLTLVLKGIAFQKFEKALDEQGISYTEMNTRPAPLNTVLWMANIDTEDAYLMGDYSFFDSQPISFISYPKNHDLLGRWATNDKIERLIKITEGWYTITEKEGQLYFNDLRFGLISLNENESQFAFSYKLVPDGDDLIVEERPKFKRDAKRLMAALWQRMWGN
- a CDS encoding BamA/TamA family outer membrane protein produces the protein MKNRKFTYRAILCAALVFAYSCGIEKYIPEGEQLYTGATLELNSESELKDEKEVKSALLNLIEPSPNTKFLGMKPALFFHYKAQREKPGFLYKFLNKSFGEEPVYFSDVNPDRVEELILNRLDNNGFFYSQSESETVIEDKFASVHYSAKLPAPYVLENYKLESDTLPMYKEIIKMLPKTALKKGDRFDLDLLKAERVRLNNGLKQKGFYNSQEDLLIFEADTNQYKNRKFDLFLRLKKEVPLRASIPYRIDSISVYPNYSIEADSIPLTKENVTQIGSIDFIQDRFYFKPKLLKSYLLINEGHLYNANNSKLTSSRLSALGSYKYVNIQYTELDTTATDGNAGSLAAEIYLAPLTKRSIRAEIQAVSRSNGYTGPGILLSHTNRNVFNGGETFSVSADFSYELQLSNSDSNLSSIAGGLSADLIIPRSIPFSPKRFKYAVPKTKISVGVDFLQRSDLFTLSSVNSSFGYTWKENEYVYHTLDPISINYSRLSNVTNEFQAILDDNEYLSQSFEQRFIAGLLYSFTYDEVSNLNKEKPIYFSTNFDLAGNALSLFSGGSNTIFGSEYAQYAKVDADLRLYLRWKNERTLVSRLYAGWGVPYGNSTTLPFVKQFYSGGPYSVRAFDIRSIGPGNFYPDTEDDTTDYYDQSGNLKLEANVEYRFPLFSYLKGAFFVDAGNVWLTGDYSDLLNDESISTSSEALFTDGKFEKDWLSEVAAGVGFGVRLDIQSFVIRLDLASPLRIPYLDKNERWNVPFFGNADNNMTLNFAIGYPF
- a CDS encoding MutS-related protein, with product MNNLEEFYTQRVQKFDALIEALNKKLFLFSTLRLLIFLGTIAALYFASVNAKYVVAVLFVGIPLFLFLVSKYTNLKLQKAKIEELRNINTVELQVLKRDFSKLPNGKEFADDIHFFSQDIDLFGEGSFYQISNRTKLAEGSLLLADIYKENTINDIKEKQEAIAEIGEKVDWRQEFSAMAALTETETSTHTIAKWLKNYESFVPKAMKFIPLVFSIISVAIFVAYFLDYLPESVLITWLVLGMIIVGLFTKKVTNLGQSATKMKSTFDQYNQLLAMIETTDFTSDLLKKQKANILSNGEHNSKVLKKFASLLSNLDRNNNLLYLIFANGFFLRSLTDCLAIEKWIEAHGKSVEIWFNTIAFFDAYSSLGNFAFNHPNFTYPTITNDGVVLKSKNAGHPLLDPAKSILNDITIDGGQFFIITGANMAGKSTFLRTVSLQIMMANVGLPVCAESVSYSPIKLITSMRTTDSLTDDESYFFSELKRLRYIVDEIQTDRYFIVLDEILKGTNSTDKALGSRKFVERLVKSKSTGIIATHDLSLCEVADEYEAVKNHYFDAEIIDNELHFDYTFKNGICQNMNASFLLKKMGIIE